The following is a genomic window from Spirochaetota bacterium.
ACTATAATTTTTATTCATTTTAATTATATTTCTGTATAACATAGCAAAATTATCAATCTATTAAATTGGGCATAATTTTTGCATTTATTTTAACAGGGATTCATAAAAGGGTGGGATGTGATGGAAGAACTCAAAAGAAGGATAATTGACATAGTTAAGGAATATAAAATAAATGATGGAATAGTGAAGATCAGGGCAAAAGTATTGACCCCGGAGGAGGCCATAGGAAATCCTGAGCATGATGACTATCCAATACAGAAGGGCCGGGAGAGGATGGTGCAGGCGGATTTTGACGGCGACTGCGGCGTAGCTTTTACTGATATGTACGGAAATTTTGAGGGCTCCCTGTATGGGATACTGGATATGGAACTAACTAACAATTACAGGCGAGCTATCTTTATATCAACCATCAATGCATGTCTTAACCGGCTTGGATTGATAATTAAAACCATGCATTGCAGGGATCAGGGGCCTGTAAACTGCCAGAAACAGGTGACAGGCTTTATCAAAGAGAAATTCAGAAATCCCAGAATATTCCTGGCAGGCTTCCAGCCGCGACTCTGTGAAGCACTGAGCCGTAATTTTGAAATTCGCACAACAGATATGGACATAGACAACATAGGAAAAGAGATTAACAGCGTAACAGTGGAATCTTCCGAAAATACTGATGAGAATATTGAATGGTGCGATCTGATATTTGCCACTGGCACAACCTTTGTTAACGGAACATTCAGGCAATTTATCACAGAAAAAAAGCCAACAGTATTCTATGGAGTCACCTGCGCCGGCCCTGTGCATCTACTGAATTTAGCAAGATATTGCCCTGAAGGATTCTGATAATTAGTGAAGTCCGGTGTTTTCGATGAAAATAATTTATCATACAGCTTTGTGTGCGATCCTGTTGCTTGGAACAGGCTGCGGACATGGAAAAGGATCGAGGGAAAAATCTATCAGAATAGCAGTTGAGTTTAACACGCATTCAGCATGCGCTCATATTGCAACTCAGAAGGGCTGGTATAAGGAAGAGGGATTGAACATTGTAAGTTATGAGAATTATATTACAGGCATGGCCCTTTCCGCAGCTCTGGCAAAAGGCGACATTGACGCTGCTTATATATGTCTCATTCCGGCTGTAAACGCATATGCAAATGCAGGTGTTCCAATAAAGGTCATAAGCGGGATTCATAAATATGGGTATTGCCTTGCAGTTAACTACAAAAGGGTAAAGCGAATAGATGACCTGAATAGAAAGGATATCCGCATAGGATGCACGCGCGAAGGCAGCCCGACTGATGCGATTATGCAGAAGACAATTATGAAATACTCATTAGACAGCAATGGGATAAATAACAGAGTCCTGAGGATGAATCCGCCAAAACTGCTCCTCGCCCTCAAGATGGGCAAACTTGATGCTGCTTTTATATGTGAACAATTCCCCACATTAGCAGAAACATTGGGATTCAGGGTGCTCCTGAGCGCGAAGGATCTCTGGCCGGATATGCAGGGAAGCGTTTTGATTGCGCGGGATGGTTTTTTAAAATCTCATCCGGATATTGCTTCAAGATTGGTAAAGGTAACCCAGAGGGCGGTAAGGTTTATAAATGATAATCCAGAAGAAGCATCTAAGATCGTAGCAGCAGAACTTCAGGTAGTGGGGAAAACAATACTTCCCTTTAGGGCTGCCAGTGTGGCGTCTGGATTGGTGATAGCGCCAGGATCGATATTAAAATCCTTAACCCTTAGATTGGAAAACACTACTGACATCGATCAAAGGGAGATACAAAGGGCAATAGATGTATGCAAGGAATTGCAATATATAAAGGATTCCTTTAATGCGGAAGAGATAATTGATTTCAGATTCGCTTCCTCTTTAGTGGATAACAAGGGGAATAGACAGAAGATTTCAGACTAATACAGTAACATTTTATCGGTGCGCATGATGAAAAAAATAAAGGCGGCATACAGCATATTCCCTGTGTTGGTCTTTTTAATACTATGGGAAACCTTAGCCAGGTTTGATATCATTCCAGGGCATTTCTTCTTCCCCCCCTTTACTGCTGTGCTTCAGGAGTTTTATCATCTTACTGCCAATGGGGTTCTGGTGGATAATTTCTTGAGCAGTCTGATCAGGGTAGTTATCGGCCTTATCTGCGGCGCCATTTGCGGCATAACCATAGGCATCCTTATGGGGTATGAGGAAAATATTCACAGAATAACACATCCCATCTTAAGTCTATTCTATCCTATACCTGCCCTTGGATGGCTGCCTCTCTTGATGCTGTGGTTCGGTATAGGCGAGATGCTGCCCATTATGATTATATTTATCTGCTCATTTTTTCCAATCCTCTATAATACTATTACAGGCATAAAAAATGTGGACAGGGATTATATCAAAGCAGCGCAGTGCCTTGGAGCCTCTGAATGGAAGGTCTTATATACAGTTGTAATACCTCTGGCTCTGCCCAATATCTTTACAGGATTAAGATTAGAGGCAGGCATGGCATGGAGGGTGATAATAGCTGCAGAGATGGTTGCGATCCCAACCGGCATAGGGGCGCTTTTGATGAGAGCTGAGAGCCTGCTTAGAATCGATATTATTATAGTATGCTTGATAGTTCTGGCTGTAATGTGCCTTGCTTTTGAGAAATTTTTTATCTATGCAGAATATAAATTGACACATCACTGGAGACAATATGCCCAATATTAGATTAGAAAATATTAATAATTTTATATGCCGTGATATTAATCTGGAGATTCGTGATAGGGAATTTTTGGTTATCTGGGGACCCACAGGAGCAGGTAAGACTACACTCCTTAATATTATTGCCGGGCTTATAAAGTACCAGGGTTCTGTGTTGTTTGACTCATACCCTGTTGATAAACTTCCAGTGAACATGCGAAGTGTGGGATATCTTTTCCAGAATCTAGTTTTGTTCCCTCACCTAAATGTAAGCTCAAATATAGCATATGGCCTTCGCATTCAGGGAAAGCCCAGGAATGAGATAGAGGCGCGAGTTTCAGAATTGCTCAGAATGATGGAAATGGATCATCTTGCTAAACGCTTTCCTAAGGATTTGAGCGGCGGTGAAAAACAGAGGGTTGCCCTGGCAAGGGCTATTGCTCCTTCTCCTGAGATCATGCTCCTTGACGAGCCTCTAAACAGCCTGGACTACAACACTGCAGGATATTTAATGAATGAGATCCATAGGATTCATAAAGAGATGGGGACTACAACTGTTTACATTACCCATTGCTATGAGGAGGCTTTCAGCTTAGCTGACAGGGTTGTTACATTAAAAAGAGGCAGAATCATTAGGTCTGACCTTCCCTGCAATGTATTTAAAAAAGTAACTTGCGGGCAAACCTCAGAGGGGATAGCCTGTGATTGTCATCAGGAGAACAATAAATACGGCTTGTTTTATGTTGAATCAGAT
Proteins encoded in this region:
- a CDS encoding DUF364 domain-containing protein yields the protein MEELKRRIIDIVKEYKINDGIVKIRAKVLTPEEAIGNPEHDDYPIQKGRERMVQADFDGDCGVAFTDMYGNFEGSLYGILDMELTNNYRRAIFISTINACLNRLGLIIKTMHCRDQGPVNCQKQVTGFIKEKFRNPRIFLAGFQPRLCEALSRNFEIRTTDMDIDNIGKEINSVTVESSENTDENIEWCDLIFATGTTFVNGTFRQFITEKKPTVFYGVTCAGPVHLLNLARYCPEGF
- a CDS encoding ABC transporter substrate-binding protein translates to MKIIYHTALCAILLLGTGCGHGKGSREKSIRIAVEFNTHSACAHIATQKGWYKEEGLNIVSYENYITGMALSAALAKGDIDAAYICLIPAVNAYANAGVPIKVISGIHKYGYCLAVNYKRVKRIDDLNRKDIRIGCTREGSPTDAIMQKTIMKYSLDSNGINNRVLRMNPPKLLLALKMGKLDAAFICEQFPTLAETLGFRVLLSAKDLWPDMQGSVLIARDGFLKSHPDIASRLVKVTQRAVRFINDNPEEASKIVAAELQVVGKTILPFRAASVASGLVIAPGSILKSLTLRLENTTDIDQREIQRAIDVCKELQYIKDSFNAEEIIDFRFASSLVDNKGNRQKISD
- a CDS encoding ABC transporter permease, which codes for MMKKIKAAYSIFPVLVFLILWETLARFDIIPGHFFFPPFTAVLQEFYHLTANGVLVDNFLSSLIRVVIGLICGAICGITIGILMGYEENIHRITHPILSLFYPIPALGWLPLLMLWFGIGEMLPIMIIFICSFFPILYNTITGIKNVDRDYIKAAQCLGASEWKVLYTVVIPLALPNIFTGLRLEAGMAWRVIIAAEMVAIPTGIGALLMRAESLLRIDIIIVCLIVLAVMCLAFEKFFIYAEYKLTHHWRQYAQY
- a CDS encoding ABC transporter ATP-binding protein, translated to MPNIRLENINNFICRDINLEIRDREFLVIWGPTGAGKTTLLNIIAGLIKYQGSVLFDSYPVDKLPVNMRSVGYLFQNLVLFPHLNVSSNIAYGLRIQGKPRNEIEARVSELLRMMEMDHLAKRFPKDLSGGEKQRVALARAIAPSPEIMLLDEPLNSLDYNTAGYLMNEIHRIHKEMGTTTVYITHCYEEAFSLADRVVTLKRGRIIRSDLPCNVFKKVTCGQTSEGIACDCHQENNKYGLFYVESDKNCVLCHSENIEEANILEYTPEVSKL